Below is a genomic region from Elusimicrobiota bacterium.
CCGTCCAAAACGCCACCGGAACCTGGAGCACGTTGACCGCCAGCAGCGCCAGCGTGCAGATCCTGCCGGGCCAGACGAAAACGGGGGTCAGCTTTGCCTGGTAGGAATGTCCCGAACCAACCGATCCGCCGCCGGGGGTACACGCTCGTCGAAATGATGATCGCGGTGTCCATTGTGGCGATGCTGATCGCGATGGTGGCGCCTCTCATTATTCAAACCCAGCGGTTCTTTATTCTGAACCGCGCCCGGGTCAATATCCAACGCGAAGCCCGGTCGGCCATGACGACGATTTCAAAAAACCTGCGCCAAGCCCAGTCGTTGACCATCCGGCTCGACAACGCCACCGGACAGCCATATTATTCCCGCATCCGGTTCACGACGGTCGACGGCCGGACGTTGACGTATTATCAGAGCGGCACCAACCTCTATCAAATCGGGACCAGCACCTCGACGCTGTCGACCCACGTTCGGTTCCTCAATTTCTTCTTCCCCCGGTCCAGCGACATGTCGATCCTGTCGATGTCCATGACCTTGGAGGAGAGCATTTACGAGGGGCGGAAAAAGGCGCTCCACGTGGCCTCGGAGCGCATACGCATTATGGACTGACGGGGCTTGAAAGAGCGCTTTCCCGGGGTTAAACTGGGGGAGAGTGTTCCGGGAGGGGAATTCCCGACCTATGTTAAAAAAACTGAATTCCAAACGAAAAGAATCCGGCCAGGTCCTGATCGGCGCTTTTGTGTTGGTCGCCGTGCTTCTGATTTTCGTGCCGCTCATGGTCCAGTGGGGGAAAAACGAGTCCAAATGGTCCACCCGGGACCAAATGACCATGGTGGCCTTCAACGGGGCCGACGGCGCGGTCGACCGGGCCGTTTGGAAACTGAAGAGTTCCACCTCCACCTGGTCCCAGGCGAGTACCGGAACGGTCATCGCGGGGTACAATTTCGACGCGACCTACACCGACCTTCCGGGGATCCAGTACCGCATCCGGTTTTCGAGCGGGCCCTCGGCCCAGCAAGTCACCGTCGTGGCCGAGGCCAAAGACGTGAACACGGGCCAAGTCCGGGCCCTCCGGGCCTCGTTCCAGAACATGGCGTTTCCGGGCGGGGTGTTCACGGGCGGCACCGTGGGCTATTCCGACGACTTCTCGGCCCACTGGGGCCCCGTCATGGCCCACGGGAACATCAACATTTCGGGCACCGCCTCCGGGGAATATTTCCCGCGGAAGTTCTCCAAACAGGTCGTTCAAAAGACCGGCGGCGCCGGCGCCAACCGCGACACCAACGGCTTGAACCCCCCCAACACCAACAACGTGGAGTGGTGGTCCGATTACCCCTGCCCGGACCTCCCCGTCCTGGATTTTACGACCATGCGGGCGTCGGCGTCCGTGAACAGCACGCTGAATTACCGCACCAACGACAACACCTCCGGCGCGGGAAAGTGCGTCGGGTGGACCGTGGGGAGTCACAGCGTCTGTCAAAGCGGGGGCGCCACCGCGGCCTCCCACTACAGCGCCACGGTCTGCCACCTCCACGATTCGAACCACCACGCGCGTTCCAGAGATAATTTGATTTGGTATTGGGATTCGAATTACAGCCTTATCTTGACCGGAAAAGGCACGCTCACCGGCCACAGCAACGCCGTCAAAGGCACGATGATCGTCCGGGGCAACCTGACCATCGCCGACGAAGACAACCTGGTGTCCACCGTGGCCATCCCGTCGGGAGCCTGGCGGGAATACGCCGCGATCGATACCGCCGCCGCCAATCAATACCCCGGGGACACCGGGTTCCAAACCCAAGCCGCGACCTTCGGCCTGGGCACGCAGACCTGGACCGGCGGTCCGGCGGCCGGCGCCTACTCCGACGTGGGCATTCTCGGGTTTCTGTATGTGGGCGGCAACCTGTCCATCACCGCGCCCTACGACCACGCGGGCAGCATCTGGGTCGTCGGGAACGTCACCACGACGTCCAGCGAACGCACCTACGTGTTTTACCTCGGCAACCTGCCCGACGTCCCGGTTCTTAACGTCGTGCTCGTCCGGCAGACCTGGGACGAGGTCCGCCCGAGCACCGCCACCTGGATGTAATTCCCCGCCGCGCCCCGCGGCATTTTGACCCTCTCCCCGGGAAATGGTAAATTTCCACCGTCGATAACGGCCCCGCTTTCGCCGGCCGCCTCTTGCTGGAATCCATGGACGGCCAAGGCGGAAAGGCGGACTTTCTCCGGGCTCCGCCCGGGGCCACGGGAGAATTTCCGTGAAACAAGGTTATTTCATCACGTTGGAAGGCGGCGAAGGATCGGGCAAAAGCACCCAGGCCCGCCTTCTGGTCCATTCCCTCCGCCGCGCCGGGCGGCGCGTGGTCCACACGCGGGAGCCCGGGGGCACCACCATCGCCGAGGCCGTGCGCCGCGTCCTCCTGCGTCCCGGCGGTCGGGTCGCGCCCATGACCGAACTCCTCCTTTACGAAGCGGCCCGGGCCCAGCACGTGGCCGAAATCATTCGCCCCGCCCTGGACCGGGGCCGGGTGGTGGTCTGCGAACGTTACACCGACGCGACGACGGCGTACCAAGGGTACGGCCGGGGGTTGGATCGCCGTCAAATCGCCCGCTTGAACGAAACGGCCACCGGCGGCTTGACGCCGGATCTGACTTTTCTCCTCGACGTTCCCGTGGATCGCGGCCTTCGGGCCGCCCGGTCCCTCTCAAAATCGATTTCCAAAGGGGGGCGTCGTTTGGCCGGGGACCGACTGGAACGGGAGCCCTTGGCTTTCCACGAGCGCGTGCGGGCCGGATACCGGGCCCTGGCCCGGCAGCACCCGCGCCGCATCGTCGTCGTCCCCTGGGGATCCTTGGATTCCGTGAGTCGGGAGATTCACCAATGGACCGCAAAAAGGTTGAAAACATTTTCATGAGCGACGCTTCTTTCGGAACCCTGTCCGATGTTCGCGGGCAAGAGGCCGCCCTGGGCGTCTTGGCTTCGGCCCTGACGGCGGGCCGGGTGCCCCACGCCTATCTCTTCGTCGGCCCCGAAGGCGTCGGCAAGGCCAAGGCCGCCCGACTTTGGGCGCAAATTCTGCTGTGCGAGGCGCCGGCGTCCCCGGTCCAAGCCTGCGGCCAATGCGTGGGCTGCCGAAAGGCCGCGGCGGGGGGGCATCCCGATCTTCTTTCCGTCGATTTTGAGCGCCAGGCGGCTCTTCTCAAGGAACCCGTGGAAAAGCAAAAATCCCTCAAAATAGACACCGTTCGGGAGATGGAGCACACCCTCCGCTTGAAGCCTTCCGAGGCCCGGGTCAAAGTCGCCCTGCTGGACCCGGCGGACGCCCTGGTGGACGCCGCCGCCCACGCCCTGCTCAAAATTTTGGAGGAACCCCCGGCCGCAACTCACCTGGTGTTGATCGCCCGGGAAGCCACGGCGCTTTTGCCCACGATCCGTTCCCGGTGCCACCTGGTCCGCTTTCGTCCCCTGGATCAAGGCACGCTGGCCGACATTGTACGGGGGCTTAAGCCCGGCGTTTCCGAAGCGGAAACCCGGACGGCCGCCGCGGTGGCCGAAGGGTCCGTCGCCCGGGCGCTGGCCGCCATCGACGGGAGCGGCGCGCTGGATTTTGACTGGACGTCGGTGCCCTTGAGCGAGCTTTTGGCTTGGTGCGAGGGCTTCGGCAACCCGCGCCTCGGCCGCTCGGCCGCGGAACGCCTCGTGGAATCCCTGATGGCCCGGGAGCAGGAATCCCTGCGACGGGGCGCGGGCTCCGCCGAGGCCCTGCGGGACAGTTTGACGGCCCTTCACCGGCTCCGGCAAAACGCCCACGTCACGCTCACGTTGCAAACCTTGCTCCTGGGTCTCCGCCGCCGGGCCCGAGAGAAGGCGGAGGTCCGACCTTGAAACCCTATTACCTGACCACCCCCATTTACTACGCCAACGACGTGCCCCACATCGGCCACGCCTACACGACGATCGCCGCCGACGTCCTGGCCCGCTGGAAACGGCTGTCCGGGGCCCGGGTCCATTTCCTGACGGGCACCGACGAGCACGGCGCCAAAATTGCCCAGGCCGCGGCCGCCGCGGGCCAAACGCCCCGGGCCTACCTGGACCGGGTCGTGGCCAAATTCCAGGAGCTGTGGGCCCGCCTGACCGTCACCCCCGACGATTTCCTCCGAACTTCCGATGCCCGCCACATCGGCGTCGTTCAGAAAATCTTCGAAAAGCTCTTAAAAGAAGGCCACATTTACCTGGGGTCCTACGAGGGCTGGTACTGCGTCCCCGACGAAACCTTCTGGTCCGAATCGGAATTAAAAGAAGGCAAATGCCCCACCTGCGGCCGGGCCGTCGAACGACTGAAAGAGGAGAGTTATTTCTTCAAGCTGTCCGCCTTTGAAGCGCCGCTCCTGGCCCACTTTGAAAAACACTCCGAGTTCCTCCAGCCAAGATCCCGGGCGCCGGAAATCGTCCAGTTCGTCAAAATGGGCCTCCGGGACCTTTCGGTGAGCCGAACCAAAGTGGCCTGGGGGGTTCCCGTGCCGTCCAACCCCGCCCACACGGTGTACGTGTGGTTCGACGCGCTCATCAACTATATTTCCGCCCTGGGATACGATCCCGCGGCGCCGGCCGCGCTCTACAAGGAATTCTGGCCCGCCGACGTTCATTTGGTGGGCAAGGAGATCTTTCGTTTCCACGCGGTCATTTGGCCCGCCATGCTCCTCGCCCTGGGCGTTCCTCTTCCCCGGACCGTCTTCGCCCACGGGTGGTGGACTGTCGACGGGGAAAAAATGTCCAAGTCCCGGGGCAACGTGGTGGACCCCCACCGGATGGCCGATGAATTCGGCGTCGACGCTTTCCGTTATTTTTTACTGCGGGAAGTGCCCTTCGGCGCCGACGGGGATTTCTCCGCCAAGGCGCTGTTGGGTCGCTACAACGCGGAACTGGCCAACGCCCTGGGGAACTTGCTGAACCGCGTGTTGAATCTGTTGGAGAAGAATTTCGATTCGGCCCTCTTGCCCGTGGGCACCGGGGACCTGCTGGCCGAGAATTCCGACTGGGCCCGGGCTTACAACCAGGCCCTGGAGCGGACCGCTTTTCACGAGGCCTTGGACGTTGCTTT
It encodes:
- the metG gene encoding methionine--tRNA ligase, translating into MKPYYLTTPIYYANDVPHIGHAYTTIAADVLARWKRLSGARVHFLTGTDEHGAKIAQAAAAAGQTPRAYLDRVVAKFQELWARLTVTPDDFLRTSDARHIGVVQKIFEKLLKEGHIYLGSYEGWYCVPDETFWSESELKEGKCPTCGRAVERLKEESYFFKLSAFEAPLLAHFEKHSEFLQPRSRAPEIVQFVKMGLRDLSVSRTKVAWGVPVPSNPAHTVYVWFDALINYISALGYDPAAPAALYKEFWPADVHLVGKEIFRFHAVIWPAMLLALGVPLPRTVFAHGWWTVDGEKMSKSRGNVVDPHRMADEFGVDAFRYFLLREVPFGADGDFSAKALLGRYNAELANALGNLLNRVLNLLEKNFDSALLPVGTGDLLAENSDWARAYNQALERTAFHEALDVAFGLVNRANKYAEDTAPWKLVKTDAPRTHAVLTEMARVLKVAAVALHPFMPTMTEEMWRQLGEPRPLGAEAARALAGGRIQFDPGQKIRKGSPLFPRKEAPKP
- the tmk gene encoding dTMP kinase — encoded protein: MKQGYFITLEGGEGSGKSTQARLLVHSLRRAGRRVVHTREPGGTTIAEAVRRVLLRPGGRVAPMTELLLYEAARAQHVAEIIRPALDRGRVVVCERYTDATTAYQGYGRGLDRRQIARLNETATGGLTPDLTFLLDVPVDRGLRAARSLSKSISKGGRRLAGDRLEREPLAFHERVRAGYRALARQHPRRIVVVPWGSLDSVSREIHQWTAKRLKTFS
- the holB gene encoding DNA polymerase III subunit delta', which produces MDRKKVENIFMSDASFGTLSDVRGQEAALGVLASALTAGRVPHAYLFVGPEGVGKAKAARLWAQILLCEAPASPVQACGQCVGCRKAAAGGHPDLLSVDFERQAALLKEPVEKQKSLKIDTVREMEHTLRLKPSEARVKVALLDPADALVDAAAHALLKILEEPPAATHLVLIAREATALLPTIRSRCHLVRFRPLDQGTLADIVRGLKPGVSEAETRTAAAVAEGSVARALAAIDGSGALDFDWTSVPLSELLAWCEGFGNPRLGRSAAERLVESLMAREQESLRRGAGSAEALRDSLTALHRLRQNAHVTLTLQTLLLGLRRRAREKAEVRP